GAGATGGTCCGGGCCATCCTTGTTGGGTGACAGGGCGAAGTAGTGGCCCTTCCCATCGGTGCAGAGCGTGGTCTTCTCCAGGAGCCGCTTCTCTCCCAGGTTCTGGGCCTTGCCCCACGGGGGCTCGATGGCCCACGAGGCGTTCGACGAGAGGAGGACCACGGCGGCGGCGAAGATGTGACGAGCAGGCATGACGCGCTCCGTCCTAAAGGTTCTTTTCGAAGTACTGGATGGCGAAGTCTTCCTGGTTCCCGGCGTCCTGCTGCGTCGTCCAGGTCACCTGTCCCGCGTCGACGGACAGCGTCATGGCGTCGCCGAACTGGCAGCGCACCTGCCGCACCTTCTCGCGGATGATCCGCTTGCCCACGTTCGTGTCGCACAGCTTCTCCAGTGCGGTGAGCGGGTTCTGGCAGAAGGAAGCGACGCTGTAGGTCTTCAGCAGGTCATCCGAGATGGTGTCCCAGACGATCGACGCGGTCACCGAGGTGCCGCAGGTCTTGTTCATCGACTTCAGCGTCTCGGCCAGCGACTGGTCGTGCCTGGCCATCGTGCCCGGGCGGTCGAACGCCGCGAGCCTGGCGAGCGTGCCATCCGCCTTCTGCTTCTCGTACACCGAATAGATGTCGCTGGCCTTCAGCGCCTGGGTGCGCGGCTCGTCATAGGAGACGGTGATGCTGTCCCTGTGCCCGGGCACGAAGAGCAGGTGACTCTGTTTTCCGTACCGGGAGCGCACGATCAGCGTCGTGTAGTCCTTGCCCCGAAGCGTCGTGGTGTAGTCCTCCTTGTTGCCTTGGGCGCTGTGCTCGTGCAGGAGCGCCTTTCCGTCGAACTCACCGCCCGTGCCCTGGACGTAGACGAGCGCCTTGTGTTCCTGCACGGGCAGGAGTGGGATGACGGAGACTTCCTCGCCCTGCGGGCCCGAGAAGACCTTGCCCGCTCCGATAGGGGCTGGGGCTCGGGTCGTGGCGCAGCCGACCAGTCCCATCGCGATGACCGCTGCCAGGATGATTCTCACGTTCACATGTCCCCCCGTGAAGGACGTGGGTTCAAAGATTGATCTCATATTGCTTGCAGTACTGACGTACCCGGGTGCGCTCCGCCGAGGGGACCTTCGCCCACTGCGCGCGGGCATTGGCGAGGTCGCTCTGGTGGCAGTGGGCCCGGGTGAGCACCGAGAAGGACGCCCCGGTGATCTTCATCCGTTGGCTGCGGCGGGCGAGCCGGATCGCCTCCGCGGCATTGCCGTCCTTCAGTGCCTGCTCCGCATCCGTCAGATCCTTCCGCACCTCCTCGGGCATCACCTCGGGAGGGCCCTGGCGCGCGGTGGTTCGCGGGGTGGGACGGGTCTCGGCGGTGGTGGTGGCGGCGACCTGCTCGGATGGCGCGGACTCGCTCGGCTCGGACCCGGTGGGAGGGGTCTCGGCCGGAGCCGTGACGACGGCCGGGGGAGGGGTGGCCGGCTTCGGGGGCGGCTCCGCCTTCGCCGTGCTCTCCGGCGTGCTGACGGCCGGGGCGGGCGGAGTCTGGGGGCGCAGCCACCATCCGGCGGCCGCGACCGCCACGAGCAGCACCGCCACCCCACCCGCGATCAGCGGGACCTTCGACTTCGGCTGCACCGTGGGACCCAGCGGCACCGTGTTCCCTGGAACCTCCGCCTGGGGTTGGGTCGTGGGACGGCGTCCCGGCACCGTATTCGCGGGTTCGTCCGCCCGGCGCGTCGGGAACGAGGACGGGGAACCCGGTGCCCTGGGGGTCGCCTCGGGACGCGCCGTCGGCTGCGGCTGGGACGGGGGAAGGCTCTGGAGCGGGGTTCCCGTCAGCTCGGCGATGAACGACGCCACATCCGGGAAGCGGTCCTTCGGGTCCTTCGAGAGCGCCCGGTCCACCGCCGCGATCACCGACGGGGGGACGTCCGGACAGAGCAGTCCCAGCGCGTCCGGGGGCTGATACACGATGTTGTAGATGAGGCCCGCCACGGAGTCGCCGTTGAACGGCGGCCGGCCGGTCAGCATCTCGTAGACGATGCACCCGAGGGCGAACAGGTCCGAGCGGGCATCCACCTCGCGGTTCTTTCCCATCGCCTGCTCGGGCGACATGTACCGCGGCGTGCCCAGCAGCACGTCCTCCTTCGTGTGGACCGTCTGGGCGCTGGCGAGCTTCGAGATGCCGAAGTCGAGCAGCTTCACCTGCTGGCCCACCACGCCCCCGGACTCGGTGGGGACGAGGTACACGTTGCCCGGCTTCAGGTCCCGGTGCACCACGCCCGCCTGGTGGGCGGTGTGCAGGGCCGAGCCGATCTGCCGCGCGATGAGGAGCGCCTCCTGGAGGGGGATGGCGCCCTGGCGCAGCCGCTTCGAGAGGCTCTCGCCGCGCAGGTGCTCCATCACCAGGTACGGCGTGCCGTCCTCCAGGCTGTGGAAGTCGAACACCGCGACGATGTTCGGGTGGCCGAGCCGGGAGGTGATCTCCGCCTCACGGCGGAAGCGCGCGTACACCTCCGGGCTCGTCTCCTCCTGTGCGTGGAGGACCTTCACCGCCACCTGCTTGCCGGGCAGCCGGAGGTGTTGGGCCAGGAAGACCGTGCCCATGCCTCCCCGACCCAGCTCCGAGACGAGCTCGTAGGTGTCTCGAAGGATGGTTCCGATGCGGATGGAGCTTGCGACTGGTTGGGTCATGAGACGTAGCGGGGCAGATACAACAACTGACTTCCTCGTTCCGCTTCTTTCCCACATCCCTCTGACCCTGTTCCAGAGACCCTGGGCGCAGGTCCTGCTCCCAGGTTCCGCGCGAATGAGAAAACGGCGCGGAGGGACCTCACGCCGGACGGCGCGGGCTTCTGGCTAGCTCTCCGGAGGCGGGCACACGATGGGGCAGGTCTGCCCCTGCTCCACGCACGTGCCGCCGCAGCAGCCCGACAGGTACTCGCAGCCCGCGGTCTTGCCGCAGATGCTGGACGACAGCCCGTCGCAGGTGGCCTCGGGCAGGGCGCTCTGCTCGCCCGGCGGAGGCGGACACGCGATGGGACAGGTCTGGTACTGGTCCACGCACATGCCGCCGCAGCAGCCCTTCAGGTACTCACAGCCCGCGGTCCTGGTGCAGGTGCTCGCCGACAGCTCCCCACAGGAGATCAACTCGGAGGTGGCGCTACCGGTCTCGGTGCCCTCCTGCGTATCGGGCTGGCACCCGACAAGCCCAGACACCACCAACATCATCAGTCCTGCGAACAGATGCCTTGCGAGCATGAACATTCCTTCGACATCGCGGGCGGCATTGCCCGCGGTCGGCTTGCAATAGCAAAGAGGACCAACCGCGCGAAAGGGTAGGGCGGGGTACGCCCCGCTTCAGCGCTCGGCGCGGCGCTGGAGCTTCACCACCTCGGCCGTCACCGTCACGCTGCTGGGCAGCGGGATGAAGAAGAAGATGGCGCCGAACACCTTCGTCACCGGCAGGTACTGCGTCTGGCGGAAGCGGACGTTGATGGCGCCATCGCCGCCCATCTCCCGCACCTGGGGAATGAGCACGTCCTTGAAGCCGGCGTCGAGGTCCGTGCCCACCACGTCCACGAAGCCGAAGAGCAGCACGCCCGAGCGCGTGGCCTGGACCATGCCGAGCGACTCATAGGGCTCGGGGATGTCGCCCGCCGTCACGAAGACTTCCCCGCCGCTCCGGTCGGACGGGACGGAGGTGGTGTTGACGACGGTGCAGCCGGTGAGCGCCACGAGCGCGAGCGCGAGGAGGGAACGCATCGAAGGAGGCCTCACGGTTGGGTGGGAAGGAAGTGGATGATTTCGCCGGTGACGGTGATGTTGCGGTTGCGGGTCTTCACTCCACCTCGGCCACGCGCCGCGTTGGTGAAGGACTCGGACAGGTCGGAGGCGCGCTCCACGTCGGTGGGCGGGTTCTCGTCCTCGAACTCGATGTTGATGACACCGTCGCCGCCCATCCTCAGGGCCGCATCCACCAGCGCCTTCTTGATGGTGCTGTCGAGGGCGGCATCTCCCAGGTCCGAGATGCCCGCCACGGTGACGCCGTAGCCCATCACCTGGGCGAAGCCGAGGGTGCGGTAGGGCCGGGGCGAGCCGCCGGTGCTGAGGTACAGGCCGCGACCGCCATCGGGCGGACGGTCCGAGAGCTTCGTGCCGCGCGACACGGCACTGCATCCAACGCACAGCAGCAAGGGAAGGAGGAGCGGGAGTCTCACCGGGTTCTCCAAGGCGCGGAACGGGTTCAACGAGACACGGTCGTGGCCGAGGCCGGCACGGCACCCGGGGCGAGCTTCACCACCTCGCCACTGATGGAGACCTCGCTCGGCAGCGGGATGAAGAAGAGCAGGGCGAAGAGGATGCGGGTGGGCAGCGGGTACTGCGTCTGATGGAAGCGCACGTTCATGATGCCGTCGCCTCCCATGCGCCGCACCTCGGGGATGAGTGACTCATACATGCCCCCCTCCAGGTCCGCCGACGCCAGGTCCGCGAAGCCGAAGAGCAGCACGCCCCGCCGCGTGGTCTGCACCAGCCCGACGCTCTGGTAGGGAACCTTCAGGTCCGACGTGGTGACGAAGACCTCGCGCGTATCGCTCATGGGCGGCACCCGGACCACGTTCACCGAGGTGCAGCCAGCCAGCGCCATCAGAATGAGGAGTCCAGACAACCCTCGCATGCGGTCTTGCCCTCCCTCGTCCGCAGGGGAGCCGAGGATCGGTGGATTCGGGCTTTTGGGGCAATCTTTATTTTCGCGGCCGGTCTGACAGGAATTCCCGAGCGACATGTCGAATGTCGAATGTCGAATGTCGAATCGAGTTTCGAGCTCGTGGACGCGTCATTACAGCCTGTGTCGGAGGGACACGAGCATGAACGTGAACACGACGCAGGCGCCGGTACAGGCGGGTCTCGAGGGGGTGGTGGTGGCCGAGACCCGGTTGAGTGAAGTGGATGGAGAGCGGGGACGGTTGGTGATCGCCGGGAGCGACGTGGAGTCGCTCGCCGGAGTCATCTCCTTCGAGGAGGTGTGCGCGAGGCTCTGGGCGCCTCATGCGAAGGAGCCGCTCCCGGGCTCGCTCCAGGCGGCACTGGGCGAGGCGCGGGTGCGTGCCTTCGGCCTGCTCGAGGGGCTGGGAGACGCGCTCTCGGCGGAGGACGGCATGGACGCACTGCGGGCCGCGGCGGCACACGTGTCGGCGCGCTCCGATGGCGAGCTGGGGACGCACCTGCTGCTGACGGGGGCCCTCGCGGTGTTCGCGGGAGCCTGGGCGAGGCGCGGACGCGGGCTGGCTCCCGTGCGGCCGGACCCGACGCTGTCCCACGCGGCCGATCTGCTGCGCATGGTGACGGGCGAGTCCCAGCCCGACAGGGCCGCCGGGCTCGATGCCTATCTGGTCACCGTCTCCGACCACGGGCTGAATGCCTCCACGTTCACCGCGCGGGTGATCGCCTCGACCGGTTCCGACTCGGTGTCGGCGGTGGTGGGCGCCATTGGCGCGTTGAAGGGGCCCCTGCATGGTGGAGCGCCCGGGCCGGTGCTGGACATGCTCGATGCCATCGCCCGGCCGGAGCGGGCCACGTCGTGGCTCGAGGAGGAGCTGCGGGCCGGCCACCGCATCATGGGCATGGGCCACCGCATCTACCGCGTGCGCGACCCTCGCGCGGCGGTGCTGGAGCGTGCCATCGAGCGGCTCGAGCGCGGGGGCCTGCGGACCGAGCGGCTCGCCCTGGCTCGTGCCGTGGAGCGCGCGGCCGAGGACCTTCTCCGTCAGCGCTACCCCGACCGCCCGCTGCGCGCCAACGTGGAGTTCTACACGGCCGTGCTGCTCGACGCGGTGGGGCTGGACCGGACGATGTTCTCGCCCGCCTTCGCCTGTGGCCGCGTCGCCGGGTGGCTCGGGCACGTCTCCGAGCAGCGGACCACCGGGCGGCTCATCCGCCCCGCGTCGCGCTATGTGGGGCCGATGCCGGACTGAGAGGGAGGGGCGCGAGACGTGCTCGCCTGGAGGGCATGGTGGCGGGCCAGGGGCAGCCAGGGGCGTGTTATGACGCCGCGATCATGGATGTCCCACCCCCCGTCGTGTCGGATGCCGCCCCGCCGGAGGCGGTGCGTGCCCAAC
This is a stretch of genomic DNA from Archangium violaceum. It encodes these proteins:
- a CDS encoding serine/threonine-protein kinase; the encoded protein is MTQPVASSIRIGTILRDTYELVSELGRGGMGTVFLAQHLRLPGKQVAVKVLHAQEETSPEVYARFRREAEITSRLGHPNIVAVFDFHSLEDGTPYLVMEHLRGESLSKRLRQGAIPLQEALLIARQIGSALHTAHQAGVVHRDLKPGNVYLVPTESGGVVGQQVKLLDFGISKLASAQTVHTKEDVLLGTPRYMSPEQAMGKNREVDARSDLFALGCIVYEMLTGRPPFNGDSVAGLIYNIVYQPPDALGLLCPDVPPSVIAAVDRALSKDPKDRFPDVASFIAELTGTPLQSLPPSQPQPTARPEATPRAPGSPSSFPTRRADEPANTVPGRRPTTQPQAEVPGNTVPLGPTVQPKSKVPLIAGGVAVLLVAVAAAGWWLRPQTPPAPAVSTPESTAKAEPPPKPATPPPAVVTAPAETPPTGSEPSESAPSEQVAATTTAETRPTPRTTARQGPPEVMPEEVRKDLTDAEQALKDGNAAEAIRLARRSQRMKITGASFSVLTRAHCHQSDLANARAQWAKVPSAERTRVRQYCKQYEINL
- a CDS encoding citrate synthase, with amino-acid sequence MNVNTTQAPVQAGLEGVVVAETRLSEVDGERGRLVIAGSDVESLAGVISFEEVCARLWAPHAKEPLPGSLQAALGEARVRAFGLLEGLGDALSAEDGMDALRAAAAHVSARSDGELGTHLLLTGALAVFAGAWARRGRGLAPVRPDPTLSHAADLLRMVTGESQPDRAAGLDAYLVTVSDHGLNASTFTARVIASTGSDSVSAVVGAIGALKGPLHGGAPGPVLDMLDAIARPERATSWLEEELRAGHRIMGMGHRIYRVRDPRAAVLERAIERLERGGLRTERLALARAVERAAEDLLRQRYPDRPLRANVEFYTAVLLDAVGLDRTMFSPAFACGRVAGWLGHVSEQRTTGRLIRPASRYVGPMPD